A window of the Hypomesus transpacificus isolate Combined female chromosome 10, fHypTra1, whole genome shotgun sequence genome harbors these coding sequences:
- the timm9 gene encoding mitochondrial import inner membrane translocase subunit Tim9, translating to MAAQISESDQIKQFKEFLGTYNKLTENCFMDCVKDFTTREVKPEETTCSESCLQKYLKMTQRISMRFQEYHIQQNEALAAKAGLLAQPR from the exons ATGGCAGCCCAAATTTCAGAATCGGATCAGATTAAACAG TTCAAAGAGTTCCTGGGAACCTACAACAAGCTGACAGAGAACTGCTTCATGGACTGTGTCAAGGACTTCACCACACGAGAAGTTAAACCAGAGGAG ACCACCTGCTCAGAGAGCTGCCTCCAGAAGTACCTGAAGATGACTCAGCGGATCTCCATGCGTTTCCAGGAGTACCACATTCAACAGAACGAAGCCTTGGCTGCGAAGGCTGGCCTACTGGCACAGCCTCGCTAG
- the LOC124472400 gene encoding AT-rich interactive domain-containing protein 4A-like has product LAVSFQGRRRGTPIKTEAKEPSKLDKIREERQREESRAGETSGEEQRERPDLGEPPGKRRSHRHLDESDKESEDEEQEEEEDEEEEDEDGERSQHRERGEEEEEEGDSVTGTKVRVKYGRGKTQKIYEANIKKTESDEGEALYLVHYYGWNVRYDEWVKADRIIWPVDKGGTKKKQRKKVKNKEKEEGEKEDDKQGKTGVKRGRPPMRTTPPSAGRSVSKTPSNEGRSNSKSSRLSDTSSLPNGEGTPRRRTRRTSGMYDSDKESNEESVNSSDDSESEDSPEKKPAWAERTDPATARKQEEEEDRRVERVRAEAAAAAAAAAAAAAAVAAATAAQPLPCPSMPQEQTDVDKLQSSERREAERTEEPAAASPVTEKQNKMSPVSEKQLIKMLPVPDKNKTLPVSEKPLNKMSPVSERNKMSPLPEKPNKMSPLPEKPNKMSPLQDKTKEEDGKTPPTPLSPRTKGRRSLSREAGCDTPTKIPSSNPPTPNHTEASDALSPVPRSLLKRQDEPMVVLHCLPSQQLPEPHADSDTDSAPEEEDEELACREERVMGVAKRKATEQRTPDKKVRLERRDEVKVAASPKTLSSSPLKRLEAERRMEMGAKGEEHPKMPEGHKERAEDCLSAAKEQDSRGEMPSLTLEVQRCQNDASSGGAGPASQRQGPTVEELMPQIGPEALVCHEVDLDDLDEKEKPATGEELLMMMSEQQPLPILHHHQHHHHHAAPAAGPSAPPAPARVCPPTVASSPDESHSTRSESDVTIEVDSVAGENQEGLGENESTQGFDASASSSNSSLSLEGKDRGQKRLMDCNSSSSAKKQKRNQKRPSTTSKMEKNGAGHSSDSEDLTLLDSSKLTPVKHSSSLSKAQKLSRSPGLSPHSKDLDKHKDKQGFPSPRTYKWTFQLAELDSMNSTERISFLQDKLQEIRKYYMTLKSEVASIDRRRKRLKKKEREVSHTTASTSSGSSDTGMSPSSASPTQNTVAVECR; this is encoded by the exons TTGGCCGTGTCTttccaggggaggaggaggggcactCCCATCAAGACTGAGGCCAAGGAGCCCTCCAAGCTGGACAAGATCAGGGAGGAgcggcagagggaggagagccgggcaggagagaccagcggggaggagcagagggagaggcccGACCTGGGAGAGCCCCCGGGGAAGAGACGCAGCCACCGCCATCTGGACGAGTCTGACAAGGAGTCGGaggatgaggagcaggaggaagaggaggatgaggaggaggaggatgaagacggGGAGAGGAGTCAACACAGAGAAAG gggcgaggaggaggaggaggagggcgactCTGTGACGGGGACTAAGGTCCGGGTGAAGTACGGCCGAGGGAAGACCCAGAAGATCTACGAGGCCAACATCAAGAAGACAGAGAGTGATGAGGGCGAGGCGCTGTACCTGGTGCACTACTACGGCTGGAACGTCAG GTATGATGAGTGGGTGAAAGCAGACCGGATCATCTGGCCCGTGGACAAAGGTGGAacaaagaagaaacaaagaaagaaagtgaag aacaaagagaaagaagaaggggagaaggaggacgaCAAGCAGGGGAAGACAGGGGTGAAGAGGGGCCGTCCTCCCATGAGGACCACCCCCCCCAGCGCGGGCCGCAGCGTGTCCAAAACGCCCAGCAACGAGGGCCGCTCCAACAGCAAGAGCAGCCGGCTGTCAGACACCTCGTCGCTCCCCAACGGAGAGG GAACCCCTCGCAGACGGACGAGGAGGACGTCTGGGATGTACGACTCTGACAAAGAGTCTAACG AAGAATCCGTAAACTCGTCAGACGACAGCGAATCAGAGGACTCCCCTGAAAAGAAGCCGGCGTGGGCGGAGCGTACCGACCCTGCCACGGccaggaagcaggaagaggaggaggaccggagggtggagagagtcaGAGCCGAGGCTGCTGCCGCCGCCGCTGCCGCCGCTGCTGCTGCGGCTGCTGTTGCTGCGGCAACCGCTGCTCAGCCCCTGCCGTGTCCCAGCATGCCCCAGGAGCAGACAGATGTCGACAAACTTCAGTCATCGGAGAggcgggaggcagagaggacagaagagCCGGCTGCCGCGTCTCCCGTGacagagaaacaaaacaaaatgtctCCCGTTTCCGAGAAGCAGCTTATCAAAATGTTGCCCGTAccagacaaaaacaaaacgTTGCCCGTCTCGGAGAAGCCACTCAACAAAATGTCACCCGTTTCCGAGAGAAACAAGATGTCTCCTCTTCCAGAGAAGCCAAACAAGATGTCTCCTCTTCCAGAGAAGCCAAACAAGATGTCCCCTCTCCAAGACAAGACCAAAGAGGAGGACGGCAAGACGCCTCCgacgcccctctctcccaggacGAAGGGTCGGAGGAGCCTCtccagagaggctgggtgtgacACCCCCACCAAGATCCCCAGCAGCAACCCCCCCACTCCCAACCACACCGAGGCCTCCGACGCCCTGTCGCCCGTCCCCCGCAGCCTGCTCAAGAGGCAGGACGAGCCCATGGTGGTGCTGCACTGCCTCCCCAGCCAGCAGCTCCCGGAGCCCCACGCCGACTCGGACACCGACTCGGCccccgaggaggaggacgaggagctggCCTGCAGGGAGGAGCGCGTGATGGGCGTGGCCAAACGCAAAGCCACCGAGCAGAGGACGCCGGACAAGAAGGTCCGACTGGAACGGAGAGACGAGGTCAAGGTGGCCGCCTCTCCCAAGACCCTCTCCAGCTCTCCGCTGAAGAGGCTCGAGGccgagaggaggatggagatgggAGCGAAGGGAGAGGAGCACCCCAAGATGCCGGAGGGCCACAAGGAGCGAGCGGAGGACTGCCTCTCCGCCGCCAAAGAGCAGGACAGCAGAGGGGAGATGCCCTCCCTCACTCTGGAAGTGCAGCGTTGCCAAAACGACGCGTCGTCGGGAGGAGCGGGCCCGGCGTCGCAGCGGCAGGGCCCCACGGTGGAGGAACTCATGCCCCAGATAGGCCCCGAGGCGCTGGTGTGTCACGAGGTCGACCTGGACGACCTGGACGAGAAGGAGAAGCCCGCCACTGGCGAGGAGCTGCTAATGATGATGAGCGAACAGCAGCCTCTCCCCATCCTGCACCACcatcagcaccaccaccaccacgccgCCCCAGCCGCGGGTCCCTCGgcccccccagccccggccAGAGTCTGCCCCCCCACCGTGGCCTCCAGCCCGGACGAGTCCCACAGCACGCGCAGCGAGAGCGACGTGACCATCGAGGTGGACAGCGTCGCCGGGGAGAACCAGGAGGGGCTGGGCGAGAACGAGTCCACGCAGGGCTTCGACGCCAGCGCCAGCTCCTCCaactccagcctctctctggagGGCAAGGACCGAG GCCAGAAGAGGCTGATGGACTGCAACAGCAGCTCCTCCGCCAAGAAGCAGAAACGCAACCAGAAGCGACCAAGCACAACCTCCAAGATGGAGAAAAACGGAGCAG GTCACAGCAGTGACAGTGAGGACTTGACGTTACTGGACTCCAGTAAGCTGACTCCAGTCAAGCACTCGTCGTCCCTGTCCAAGGCCCAGAAGCTGTCGCGCTCCCCGGGCCTGTCGCCCCACAGCAAGGACCTGGACAAGCACAAGGACAAGCAGGGCTTCCCCTCACCACGCACCTACAAGTGGACCTTCCAGCTAG CGGAGCTGGATAGTATGAACAGCACTGAGAGGATCTCCTTCCTCCAGGACAAGCTGCAGGAGATCAGGAAGTACTACATGACCCTCAAGTCCGAGGTGGCCTCCATCGACCGACGCAGGAAGAGactgaagaagaaggagagagaag tGTCTCACACAacggcctccacctcctctggcTCCTCAGATACAGGCATGAGCCCTTCGTCTGCCTCGCCTACCCAGAACACCGTGGCGGTCGAGTGCAGGTGA